A part of Prolixibacteraceae bacterium genomic DNA contains:
- a CDS encoding GH92 family glycosyl hydrolase — protein MNNTKLLLLVSCLFGLFSCVTKEKNSADNNGDKLIDYVNVFVGTDGPGNTYPGATTPFGMVQLSPDNGIPGWDRIAGYFYPDSTIAGFSHTHLTGTGAGDLYDILVMPYNSRFTSSLTDGAYRPYSKFDHKDEVAAPGYYSVLMKSSGIRAELTTSDRVGVHRYTFPKDDDSRIAIDLGFAMNWDAATGTHLHVIDNKTIEGYRFSKGWARDQKIYFIAEFSKPADRVELTEEDKTVNGSQTEGTASKVLLHYATSNNEVIELKVGLSSVSIEGARKNMNAEVAGKNFDAVKVAAQEKWEASLSKVKAEGTLNQKRIFYSNYYHLLLAPTMYSDVDGRYKGVGGEIVQSSGKIHYDTFSLWDTFRTAHPLFTLIEPERVDDFVLSLMDHYKQSGRLPVWSLAGEETNMMIGYHAVPVIVDAYFKGFKGFDPEEAFEACKASAMVDERDIDKYKSLGYIPYNEGHENWSVSKTMEYAYDDWCIAQFAKALNKTDDYKYFTKRANYWRNVYDKRSTFMRARNADGDFVKPFIPKEYTNDFCESNAWQYVWFVPQDVDGLVNAMGGKEPFIAKLDSMFSYYPETEDKLPIFSTGMIGQYAHGNEPSHHVAYLYNYVGLPWKTQELTRRIIESQYFDRPNGYCGNEDCGQMSAWLMMSAMGLYPVNPADGQYAITSPWMPLFEVKLPKGKRLRIEAPGVDDKSIYIQEVTWNDVPLEKPFIYHKEIMKGGVLHFEMGDAPNKHWN, from the coding sequence ATGAACAATACTAAATTGCTTTTACTGGTTTCGTGTTTATTCGGACTATTTTCTTGTGTAACCAAAGAGAAAAATAGTGCCGATAATAATGGAGACAAACTTATTGATTATGTGAATGTGTTTGTAGGGACCGACGGTCCAGGAAACACGTATCCTGGAGCAACCACACCCTTTGGGATGGTTCAACTTAGTCCTGATAATGGAATACCTGGATGGGATCGGATTGCTGGTTATTTTTATCCAGATTCAACTATCGCAGGTTTTTCACACACCCATCTAACCGGAACAGGTGCAGGCGATCTATACGATATTCTGGTTATGCCTTACAATAGCCGTTTTACTTCATCTCTTACCGATGGTGCTTATCGTCCTTATTCGAAGTTCGACCATAAAGACGAAGTGGCTGCCCCTGGTTACTACAGTGTATTGATGAAAAGTTCTGGCATTCGAGCCGAGTTAACGACTTCTGATCGTGTTGGGGTACATCGTTACACTTTCCCAAAGGATGATGATAGTCGCATTGCTATAGACCTAGGTTTTGCGATGAATTGGGATGCTGCCACAGGTACTCATCTACATGTTATAGATAATAAGACTATTGAGGGCTATCGTTTTTCTAAAGGGTGGGCAAGAGATCAAAAGATCTATTTTATTGCCGAATTCTCAAAACCCGCCGATAGAGTTGAGTTGACAGAAGAGGACAAAACTGTCAATGGATCACAAACAGAAGGAACTGCTTCGAAAGTTCTTCTTCACTATGCCACATCTAACAATGAGGTGATAGAGTTAAAAGTCGGTTTATCGAGTGTCTCTATTGAAGGGGCTAGAAAGAATATGAATGCTGAAGTTGCAGGCAAGAATTTTGATGCCGTAAAGGTGGCAGCCCAAGAGAAATGGGAGGCATCTTTGTCTAAAGTAAAAGCGGAAGGTACATTGAATCAGAAACGTATTTTCTATTCAAACTACTACCACCTCCTATTGGCTCCAACCATGTATAGTGATGTAGATGGACGATACAAAGGGGTCGGGGGAGAGATTGTTCAATCCTCTGGCAAAATACATTATGACACGTTCTCTTTGTGGGATACTTTTAGAACTGCACACCCTCTGTTTACACTTATAGAGCCAGAGAGAGTCGATGATTTTGTTTTATCATTAATGGATCACTACAAGCAGAGTGGACGTCTTCCTGTATGGAGTTTGGCTGGAGAAGAGACCAATATGATGATTGGATATCATGCCGTTCCTGTGATTGTCGATGCTTATTTTAAAGGGTTCAAAGGCTTTGATCCAGAAGAAGCTTTTGAGGCATGTAAAGCTAGTGCAATGGTCGATGAAAGAGATATTGATAAGTATAAGTCTTTAGGATATATCCCATATAACGAAGGACATGAGAACTGGTCTGTTTCAAAGACCATGGAATATGCTTATGATGATTGGTGTATTGCACAATTTGCAAAGGCGTTAAATAAAACCGATGATTATAAATATTTCACCAAGAGAGCAAATTACTGGAGAAATGTTTATGATAAGCGTTCTACGTTTATGAGAGCACGTAATGCAGATGGTGATTTTGTCAAACCATTTATACCTAAAGAGTATACCAACGATTTTTGTGAGAGTAATGCATGGCAATATGTTTGGTTTGTTCCTCAGGATGTTGATGGATTGGTGAATGCCATGGGTGGGAAAGAACCATTTATTGCAAAACTTGATTCTATGTTCTCCTACTACCCAGAGACAGAGGATAAGCTCCCTATTTTCTCTACGGGGATGATTGGACAGTATGCACACGGAAACGAACCTAGCCATCATGTTGCTTATCTCTACAACTATGTTGGTTTGCCATGGAAGACCCAAGAGTTGACACGACGTATTATCGAGTCTCAATATTTCGATCGTCCTAATGGTTATTGTGGAAACGAAGACTGTGGACAGATGTCTGCATGGCTTATGATGAGTGCTATGGGACTTTATCCAGTCAATCCTGCGGATGGTCAATATGCTATTACTTCCCCATGGATGCCTCTGTTTGAAGTGAAACTGCCGAAAGGAAAGAGACTGAGAATTGAAGCTCCAGGTGTCGATGATAAGTCTATCTATATACAGGAAGTAACGTGGAATGACGTTCCTCTAGAGAAACCATTTATCTATCACAAAGAGATTATGAAGGGTGGAGTTCTACATTTTGAAATGGGAGATGCTCCAAATAAACATTGGAATTAA
- a CDS encoding carbohydrate-binding family 9-like protein — translation MQLLKHALGIGSLALLFSCTSQPKTEVEPVLESRDAVAYAPEKYVALHTNGAIRIDGNINDAAWSKAPWTNTFVDIEGDQKPLPTYPTKAKMLWDDNYFYFAFELEEPQIWATLTERDAVIFRDNDIEIFIDPDGDTHHYYEYEMNAFNTQWDLILTKPYRDAKMHVLDAWTLRGMKSAVKIYGTLNNSKDIDKKWTVEVALPWSDLEEANSHNGTPNMNEIWKVNFSRVNWDVDRQKDGTYQKTKDANSGKTLPEHNWVWSPQGVIAMHQPETWGLVQFSNETQGEVAFHDNGEDQAKWLMRQIYYAQSAYIKKYGKPANQANSLGLSKVMAPEQLSSVKIVSNGKNRWEATMPFSEKEVMVIQWDGEVWKEQK, via the coding sequence ATGCAATTGTTAAAACATGCATTAGGAATCGGATCTTTGGCCCTTCTATTCTCTTGTACAAGCCAACCTAAAACGGAGGTTGAGCCAGTACTAGAGAGTAGGGATGCAGTCGCTTATGCTCCTGAAAAATATGTAGCACTTCATACCAATGGTGCTATTCGTATTGATGGAAACATAAATGATGCAGCTTGGAGTAAGGCACCATGGACCAATACATTCGTTGATATCGAAGGTGATCAGAAGCCTTTACCAACTTATCCAACCAAAGCAAAAATGTTATGGGATGATAACTATTTCTATTTCGCTTTTGAGCTGGAAGAGCCTCAGATATGGGCAACCCTTACGGAGAGAGATGCAGTCATTTTCAGAGATAATGATATCGAGATCTTTATCGATCCTGATGGGGATACCCATCACTATTATGAGTATGAGATGAATGCATTCAACACCCAATGGGATCTGATCTTGACCAAACCATATCGCGATGCAAAGATGCATGTTTTAGACGCTTGGACACTTAGAGGAATGAAGAGTGCTGTGAAAATTTACGGCACATTAAACAATTCGAAGGATATAGACAAGAAGTGGACTGTAGAGGTCGCACTTCCTTGGAGTGATTTAGAGGAGGCCAATAGCCATAATGGTACTCCTAATATGAATGAAATATGGAAAGTTAATTTCTCAAGAGTGAATTGGGATGTGGACCGTCAAAAGGATGGTACGTATCAAAAAACAAAGGATGCCAATAGTGGTAAAACACTTCCTGAACACAATTGGGTATGGTCACCACAAGGTGTCATTGCAATGCATCAGCCCGAAACATGGGGATTGGTACAATTCTCTAACGAGACACAAGGAGAGGTTGCATTTCATGACAATGGTGAAGATCAAGCCAAGTGGTTGATGCGTCAGATATACTACGCACAATCTGCTTATATTAAGAAATATGGAAAGCCTGCAAATCAAGCCAATTCTTTAGGTCTATCTAAAGTGATGGCTCCTGAGCAGCTATCTTCAGTGAAAATTGTGAGCAATGGAAAGAACCGTTGGGAAGCTACTATGCCATTTTCGGAGAAAGAGGTGATGGTGATTCAGTGGGATGGAGAAGTATGGAAAGAGCAAAAGTAA